A window from Vigna angularis cultivar LongXiaoDou No.4 chromosome 7, ASM1680809v1, whole genome shotgun sequence encodes these proteins:
- the LOC108336279 gene encoding glucose-6-phosphate isomerase 1, chloroplastic: MASISGICSSSPTLNHQNHSTPKRRRTPLPSFPSRPKPFPPRSLAREAPAQLSSITKPHHAGLEKDSRALWHRYVEWLYQHKELGLYLDVSRVGFTDEFVREMEPGFQAALRAMEDLEKGAIANPDEGRMVGHYWLRDSSRAPTAFLKTQIDNTLDAICSFANDVVSGKIKPPSSPEGRFTQILSVGIGGSALGPQFVAEALAPDNPPLKIRFIDNTDPAGIDHQIAQLGPELASTLVLVISKSGGTPETRNGLLEVQKAFREAGLNFPKQGVAITQENSLLDNTARIEGWLARFPMFDWVGGRTSEMSAVGLLPAALQSIDIREMLAGAALMDEANRSTVIRNNPAALLALCWYWATDGVGSKDMVILPYKDSLLLFSRYLQQLVMESLGKEFDLDGNRVNQGISVYGNKGSTDQHAYIQQLREGVHNFFVTFIEVLRDRPPGHDWELEPGVTCGDYLFGMLQGTRSALYANNRESLTVTVQEVNPRSVGALIALYERAVGIYASIVNINAYHQPGVEAGKKAAGEVLALQKRVLAVLNEASCKEPVEPLTLEEVADRCHAPEDIEMIYKIIAHMAANDRALIAEGNCGSPRSIKVFLGECNLDELYA, translated from the exons ATGGCCTCAATCTCAGGCATTTGCTCATCCTCCCCAACTCTCAACCACCAAAACCACTCCACCCCAAAACGACGTCGCACCCCTCTCCCCTCATTCCCCTCCCGCCCCAAACCCTTCCCCCCTCGCTCCCTCGCGCGTGAGGCTCCCGCGCAACTCTCCTCGATAACAAAACCGCACCACGCGGGACTTGAGAAGGACTCACGCGCCCTATGGCACCGTTACGTGGAGTGGCTTTACCAGCACAAGGAGCTCGGCCTCTACCTGGACGTCAGCCGGGTCGGGTTCACCGACGAGTTCGTCCGCGAAATGGAGCCCGGCTTCCAGGCGGCGCTCCGTGCCATGGAGGACCTCGAGAAGGGCGCCATCGCGAACCCTGATGAGGGACGCATGGTTGGCCACTACTGGCTCAGGGACTCCTCGCGGGCGCCCACCGCGTTCCTCAAAACGCAGATTGATAACACGCTCGACGCCATTTGCAGCTTCGCGAACGACGTCGTCAGCGGTAAG ATTAAGCCGCCGTCGTCGCCGGAGGGGAGGTTTACGCAGATACTTTCGGTTGGGATCGGAGGCTCCGCACTTGGACCGCAGTTTGTGGCGGAGGCGCTGGCTCCGGATAATCCTCCACTCAAG ATAAGATTTATTGACAACACGGATCCTGCTGGAATTGATCATCAAATTGCACAACTTGGGCCTGAACTAGCTTCGACACTTGTACTAGTAATTTCGAAG AGTGGTGGTACCCCAGAGACTAGAAATGGCTTGCTAGAAGTGCAGAAAGCTTTCCGTGAAGCTGGATTGAATTTCCCAAAACAG GGTGTTGCTATAACACAAGAAAATTCTCTGTTGGATAACACTGCAAGAATCGAGGGCTGGTTAGCTAGATTTCCCATGTTTGACTGGGTGGGAGGTAGAACATCAGAGATGTCTGCGGTTGGCCTGCTTCCAGCAGCCCTTCAG AGCATTGACATCAGAGAAATGCTTGCTGGTGCGGCATTAATGGATGAGGCAAATAGAAGTACTGTG ATAAGGAATAATCCTGCAGCTTTGCTGGCTTTATGTTGGTATTGGGCTACAGATGGTGTAGGATCAAAA GATATGGTTATCCTTCCATATAAGGACAGCTTGTTATTATTTAGTCGATACTTGCAACAATTGGTCATGGAATCTCTTGGCAAGGAGTTTGACTTGGATGGTAATCGG GTTAACCAAGGAATTAGTGTCTATGGAAATAAAGGAAGCACGGATCAGCATGC CTATATTCAGCAACTGAGGGAAGGTGTGCACAATTTTTTTGTGACATTCATTGAGGTGCTACGCGATAGACCACCTGGTCACGATTGGGAGCTTGAACCAGGTGTCACATGTGGTGACTACCTGTTTGGTATGCTACAG GGAACAAGGTCAGCCCTGTATGCCAATAACCGTGAATCCCTCACAGTCACGGTGCAAGAAGTGAACCCCAGATCAGTTGGGGCCCTAATAGCCCTTTATGAACGGGCTGTTGGAATATATGCCTCGATTGTTAACATAAACGCGTATCACCAACCTG GTGTGGAAGCTGGTAAGAAAGCTGCAGGAGAAGTATTAGCACTTCAGAAGCGGGTATTGGCAGTGCTAAATGAAGCTAG CTGCAAGGAACCTGTCGAACCATTAACACTTGAAGAAGTCGCTGACCGTTGCCATGCCCCAGAAGAT ATTGAAATGATTTACAAGATTATTGCTCATATGGCTGCCAACGATAGAGCACTAATTGCTGAAGGTAACTGTGGTTCTCCACGGAGCATTAAGGTTTTTCTTGGGGAGTGTAATCTTGATGAACTGTACGCATGA
- the LOC108338321 gene encoding uncharacterized protein LOC108338321: MFTEGLDRNALRWVREKEVPISNNALRSRNDPISGMKSGAGRGFGLPPPAKFRSGHLPANAIPVSTVVPGETGDSASNSDNDDSIESEEEVYGGRYSLDSSPQDRRIPNGAARRFGNFNQRGARYGSDYTYSEVSSSRETLVGRPGTVRDPVMRGAANVRQSGFTEDDSSDSAASSEFSTTQVGGSINGALPRSRTYLSEGYTSSVPSRMNVKNAAEKHGRISDDEDDDIPSAPPFSGSTQDIRQTRKEIPTSRAHISPNKAESSTLKPVSGDKIENHVESGSPDQFVRTATGSEAATSSNSHPPRLPTFHASALGPWHGVIAYDACVRLCLHAWAMQCMEAPMFLENECALLRDSFGLRQILLQSEDELMVKSNAEPSSEGIAPKPKKLIGKMKVQVRKVKMGLDPPNGCSMSSLMTNKIKMDSVRHHFSNLQSSLSAGFQALRRIRFVPRVPANGSLARQSLAYVHASTRYIQQVSGLLKVGVTTLRNNSSSYEVVQETYSCILRLKSIVEDDAVRLQPGSSEVHMFFPDSLGDDLLVEVQDSKGKQFGRVLVQVATIADDPADKLRWWPIYREPDHELVGKLQLYINYSTSADDNSHLKYGSVAETVAYDLVMEVAMKIQGFQQRNLMLHGPWKWLLTEFASYYGVSEIYTKLRYLSYVMDVATPTADCLNLVCNLLAPVIMKGNGKTSLSHQENRILGETRDQIEHILTLVFENYKSLDESSFSGIIEVFRPATGHAAPALEPAVKLYKLLHDILSPEAQTAFCHYFQVAAKKRSKRHLSETDEYIAQNNESSSMDGIAMSTAYQKMKTLCINLRNEIYTDIQIHNQNILPSFVDLPNLSASIYSTELCNRLRAFLISCPPSGPSSPVAELVIATSDFQRDLVNWSIGPIKGGVDAKELFHLYILVWIQDKRLSLLESCKLDKVKWSGVRTQHSTTPFVDDMYERLKETLTDYEVIICRWPEYTLVLENAVADIEKAIVEALDKQYADVLSPLKESMAPKKFGLKYVQKLAKRTTCAYVVPDELGVLLNSLKRMLDILRPRVESQFKTWGSCLPNVGNTTPGERLSEVTVMLRAKFRNYVQAIVEKLAENTKLQNTTKLKKILQESKETVVESDLRSRMQPLKDQLASTISHLHSVFETHVFIAICRGFWDRMGQEILSFLENRKENRSWYKGSRVAVSILDDTFASHIQQFLGNALHEKDLEPPRSIMEVRSMLCKDAPNHKDNTFYY; the protein is encoded by the exons ATGTTCACTGAAGGTCTTGACAGAAATGCACTTCGATGGGTCCGAGAG AAGGAAGTTCCAATCTCAAACAATGCATTGAGATCACGCAATGATCCCATCAGTGGGATGAAGAGTGGTGCTGGTAGAGGGTTTGGGCTACCGCCCCCAGCAAAATTCAGGAGTGGGCATCTTCCTGCTAATGCAATTCCTGTATCTACAGTTGTGCCAGGTGAGACTGGAGATAGTGCTTCAAATTCCGATAATGATGACAGCATTGAATCGGAGGAAGAAGTTTATGGTGGCAGATACTCATTGGATTCATCACCACAAGATAGAAGAATTCCCAATGGTGCTGCAAGGAGGTTTGGAAACTTCAATCAAAGGGGGGCTCGATATGGGAGTGATTATACATACTCAGAGGTCAGTTCTTCCAGGGAAACACTGGTTGGTAGACCTGGCACTGTGAGGGATCCGGTGATGAGGGGGGCTGCTAATGTGCGGCAGAGTGGCTTCACAGAGGATGATTCATCGGATTCTGCAGCTAGCTCTGAATTCTCTACCACGCAGGTAGGAGGAAGTATCAATGGAGCTCTGCCAAGAAGTAGAACTTATTTGTCTGAAGGGTATACTTCTAGTGTGCCTTCAAGGATGAATGTGAAAAATGCTGCAGAGAAG CATGGAAGAAtatctgatgatgaagatgatgacattcCCAGTGCACCCCCATTTTCTGGTTCTACTCAAGATATCAGACAAACACGCAAGGAAATCCCCACTTCCAGAGCTCATATTTCTCCAAACAAAGCTGAATCAAGTACTTTGAAACCTGTTTCAGGGGATAAGATAGAAAACCATGTTGAAAGTGGGAGCCCtgaccaatttgttag AACTGCTACTGGTTCAGAGGCTGCTACATCTTCAAATTCACACCCACCCCGCCTTCCAACATTTCATGCAAG TGCTCTTGGGCCATGGCATGGAGTGATTGCATATGATGCCTGTGTGCGCCTTTGCCTTCATGCTTGGGCAATGCAGTGCATGGAAGCTCCTATGTTTTTGGAAAATGAATGTGCTCTACTTAGGGATTCATTTGG ATTACGGCAGATACTATTACAATCAGAAGATGAACTAATGGTGAAGAGCAATGCAGAGCCTTCCAGTGAGGGTATTGCTCCAAAACCCAAAAAACTTATTGGCAAGATGAAGGTGCAAG TTCGTAAAGTCAAAATGGGCTTAGACCCTCCTAATGGCTGTAGCATGTCATCATTAAtgacaaacaaaattaaaatggaCTCTGTGCGACACCATTTCTCCAATTTGCAATCATCACTATCTGCTGGATTTCAAGCTCTCAGAAGAATTCGATTTGTTCCACGTGTGCCTGCAAATGGTTCCTTGGCTCGACAAAGCCTGGCATATGTGCATGCTAGTACCCGCTACATACAGCAGGTATCTGGACTCCTGAAGGTTGGCGTAACAACTCTAAGGAATAATTCATCATCATATGAAGTTGTGCAAG AGACATACTCATGTATCTTAAGGCTGAAAAGCATAGTTGAAGATGATGCAGTAAGGTTGCAGCCGGGATCTAGTGAAGTCCATATGTT TTTTCCAGATAGCCTTGGAGATGATTTACTTGTTGAAGTTCAAGATTCCAAGGGAAAGCAATTTGGTCGTGTTCTTGTCCAAGTGGCTACTATAGCTGATGACCCG GCTGACAAATTACGCTGGTGGCCTATTTATCGGGAACCTGACCATGAGCTTGTGGGCAAGTTACAACTTTATATAAATTACTCAACCAGTGCAGATGATAATAGTCATCTTAAG TATGGTTCTGTAGCAGAGACAGTTGCCTATGACTTAGTTATGGAAGTTGCAATGAAAATTCAGGGCTTTCAGCAGAGGAACCTAATGTTGCATGGTCCATGGAAATGGCTTTTGACTGAGTTTGCATCCTATTATGGAGTATCTGAGATATATACTAAGTTGAG ATATCTATCTTATGTCATGGATGTGGCGACACCTACAGCAGACTGCCTCAACTTGGTTTGTAATCTACTAGCACCTGTTATCATGAAGGGCAATGGCAAGACTTCTTTGAGTCACCAGGAG AACCGAATACTAGGAGAGACCAGGGATCAAATTGAACATATACTAACTcttgtttttgaaaattacaAATCACTGGATGAATCTTCTTTCTCGGGCATCATAGAGGTTTTCAGACCAGCAACTGGCCATGCAGCGCCTGCATTGGAACCTGCTGTTAAACTTTATAAGCTTCTTCATGATATCTTATCTCCTGAGGCTCAAACTGCATTTTGTCATTATTTCCAG GTTGCCGCAAAAAAGAGGTCCAAGAGGCACCTGAGTGAAACGGATGAATATATTGCCCAAAATAATGAAAGCAGTTCGATGGATGGCATAGCTATGTCTACTGCTTACCAAAAGATGAAAACCCTATGTATAAATCTTAGAAATGAGATTTATACGGATATCCAGATTCATAATCAAAATATACTTCCTAG CTTTGTGGACCTGCCAAATCTTTCTGCTTCCATATACAGCACAGAACTTTGCAATAGATTACGTGCATTCCTTATATCTTGTCCACCATCAGGGCCATCATCGCCAGTTGCAGAACTTGTTATTGCAACATCAGATTTTCAGAGAGACCTTGTAAACTGGAGTATTGG tcCCATCAAAGGTGGAGTAGACGCAAAAGAGCTATTCCATTTGTATATTCTTGTTTGGATACAAGATAAACGTCTATCTCTGCTGGAGTCATGCAAATTAGATAAG GTGAAATGGTCTGGAGTTAGAACACAACATTCTACTACTCCCTTTGTTGATGACATGTATGAGCGGCTGAAGGAGACATTGACAGACTATGAGGTCATAATTTGCCGATGGCCAGAATATACCTTGGTTCTAGAGAAT GCCGTAGCTGATATTGAGAAGGCCATTGTGGAAGCTTTAGACAAACAATATGCAGATGTATTATCTCCTCTCAAAGAAAGCATGGCTCCTAAGAAATTCGGTCTTAAATATGTCCAGAAGCTTGCCAAACGAACTACTTGTGCCTATGTGGTTCCTGATGAG CTTGGAGTTCTTTTGAATTCCTTGAAGAGAATGCTTGACATCCTGCGTCCCAGGGTTGAATCCCAGTTCAAGACATGGGGTTCTTGCTTGCCAAATGTTGGAAATACAACACCTGGTGAGCGACTTAGTGAGGTGACAGTGATGCTGAGAGCAAAGTTCAGGAACTACGTGCAAGCTATTGTGGAGAAACTAGCGGAAAAT ACAAAGTTACAGAATaccacaaaattaaaaaagattctCCAAGAATCAAAGGAAACTGTGGTGGAGTCTGATTTAAGAAGTAGAATGCAGCCGTTGAAAGATCAGTTGGCTAGTACCATAAGTCACCTTCATAGTGTCTTTGAGACTCATGTTTTCATTGCCATCTGTAGAGGTTTTTGGGATCGTATGGGACAG GAAATTTTAAGTTTCTTGGAGAACAGAAAAGAGAATAGATCGTGGTACAAAGGCTCAAGGGTCGCTGTATCT ATTCTGGATGATACGTTTGCTTCACACATACAGCAATTTCTAGGAAATGCTTTGCATGAGAAAGACCTGGAGCCACCTAGATCCATCATGGAAGTTCGTTCCATGCTATGCAAGGATGCTCCCAATCACAAGGACAACACATTTTACTATTAG
- the LOC108336364 gene encoding uncharacterized protein LOC108336364, translating to MEVGVSDPNPNPVRVKRKTLEAMLEQCQRALELINASDGQHQEQEEEEEEEDSDESQPSTSPDPETDQLCDLIKSRVECPDFLEKLEYAQASVSLSVAEEGSSWDLVSENDLWEGEDANSNSDQEDYVLVKQEDIVEGIACFMAAYLLSLKQTKDLTPNQLQDALSKTFSVQKKKGKLRKAWDGSKVVYNVASWGATAIGIYQNPVIARIATKAFWTSCQVISKLL from the exons ATGGAGGTTGGGGTCTCCGATCCGAACCCGAACCCGGTTCGGGTGAAGCGGAAAACCCTTGAGGCCATGCTGGAACAGTGTCAGAGAGCCCTTGAACTCATCAATGCTTCCGATGGACAACACCAAGagcaagaagaggaagaagaagaagaagactcTGATGAATCACAACCTTCCACCTCCCCCGATCCAGAAACTGATCAG TTGTGTGACCTAATCAAATCTAGAGTTGAGTGCCCTGACTTCCTTGAAAAGTTGGAGTATGCACAAGCATCAGTTTCTCTCAGTGTAGCTG AAGAAGGTAGTTCTTGGGATCTTGTTAGCGAAAATGATCTTTGGGAAGGTGAAGATGCTAACTCTAACTCAGACCAAGAAGATTATGTCCTTGTTAAACAAGAAGATATTGTGGAAGGAATAGCATGTTTCATGGCTGCATATTTGTTGTCCCTCAAGCAAACCAAG GATTTAACCCCAAATCAACTCCAGGATG CTCTTAGCAAGACATTTTCTGtgcaaaagaaaaagggaaagcTTCGAAAGGCATGGGATGGGAGCAAAGTTGTTTATAATGTTGCATCATGGGGAGCTACAGCCATTGG GATATATCAAAATCCTGTTATTGCAAGGATTGCAACTAAAGCATTCTGGACTTCTTGCCAAGTTATATCAAAGCTACTCTGA